In Flavobacterium sp. CBA20B-1, one DNA window encodes the following:
- a CDS encoding MgtC/SapB family protein yields the protein MDFTTITDYWQLSDLLKASFSLLVGMLLGAERELKDKAAGLRTITLICLGSTLFTLLSYKLGMGDSEDATRIASYVVSGIGFLGAGVIFKDAFSINGLTTASIIWIAAAIGMSIGFGQFYTALTFLACSFFIIHLGGFVNKHLLTMISLKRIEIQIDKIHYKSKPEIETNIKMFCKQIELKQLHELNGIIILNYECKAYTKKIHLLEDYLVYNTKIQSFKM from the coding sequence ATGGATTTCACCACTATCACTGATTATTGGCAATTATCGGATCTGTTAAAAGCTTCTTTCTCGCTTTTGGTGGGAATGCTTTTGGGTGCCGAAAGAGAGTTGAAAGACAAAGCTGCCGGTTTGCGAACCATAACCTTGATATGTTTAGGAAGTACGCTGTTTACGTTACTTTCCTATAAATTGGGTATGGGCGATTCTGAAGACGCCACACGCATTGCTTCGTATGTGGTTAGTGGCATTGGTTTTTTGGGCGCAGGTGTTATTTTTAAAGATGCTTTTAGTATCAATGGATTAACCACTGCTAGTATAATTTGGATTGCAGCAGCCATTGGAATGAGTATTGGTTTTGGTCAGTTTTATACCGCACTTACCTTTCTGGCATGCAGTTTTTTCATCATTCATTTAGGCGGATTTGTAAACAAACATTTATTAACAATGATTTCTTTGAAACGCATTGAAATTCAGATTGATAAAATACATTACAAAAGTAAACCCGAAATTGAAACAAATATTAAAATGTTTTGCAAACAAATAGAATTAAAGCAACTACACGAACTAAATGGCATTATTATTCTAAATTATGAATGCAAGGCATACACCAAAAAAATACATCTTCTTGAAGATTATTTGGTGTATAATACTAAAATACAGAGTTTTAAAATGTAG
- a CDS encoding OmpA family protein, whose amino-acid sequence MKKVSVYVLSTALLAGTLFTGCNTVRNANNTQKGAAVGATAGAVLGGVLGNNVGSKNNSALGAVLGGVIGGTAGAIIGKNMDKQAQEIETAIPGATVERVGEGIKVVLNENTVNFNFDSAELTPTATANLDKIAKVLISNPKTLITIYGYTDSVGKDEYNMKLSRSRANAVKSYLGSKGIGVKRITAQGMGEADPIASNDTKEGQAKNRRVEFGIVANEDMIQDARKEAARY is encoded by the coding sequence ATGAAAAAAGTAAGCGTATATGTATTATCAACTGCTCTATTGGCAGGAACACTATTCACAGGGTGTAACACGGTTAGAAATGCAAACAACACTCAAAAAGGTGCAGCAGTTGGTGCAACTGCAGGTGCGGTTTTAGGCGGTGTTTTAGGAAATAATGTAGGAAGTAAAAACAACAGTGCTTTAGGTGCAGTTTTGGGTGGAGTTATCGGTGGAACTGCCGGTGCGATTATTGGTAAAAACATGGATAAACAAGCACAAGAAATTGAAACAGCTATCCCTGGAGCAACAGTTGAACGCGTTGGAGAAGGAATTAAAGTGGTATTGAACGAAAATACAGTTAACTTTAACTTCGATTCAGCGGAATTAACCCCAACAGCGACTGCAAACTTGGATAAAATTGCTAAAGTTTTAATAAGCAACCCAAAAACTTTAATTACAATTTATGGCTACACAGACAGTGTGGGTAAAGACGAATACAACATGAAATTATCTCGCAGCCGTGCAAATGCCGTGAAATCATACTTAGGATCAAAAGGTATTGGCGTGAAAAGAATTACTGCGCAAGGAATGGGAGAGGCTGATCCAATTGCATCAAACGATACAAAAGAAGGACAAGCTAAAAACCGCCGCGTGGAATTTGGAATTGTAGCAAATGAAGATATGATTCAAGACGCAAGAAAAGAAGCAGCACGTTATTAA
- the htpG gene encoding molecular chaperone HtpG gives MTSGKINVTVENIFPLIKKFLYSDHEIFLRELISNATDATLKLKHLTAIGEATVEYGHPKIEVKVDKENKKLHIIDQGIGMTAEEVEKYINQVAFSGAEEFLEKYKDSAKDSGIIGHFGLGFYSAFMVASKVEIITKSYKEEPAVHWTCDGSPEFTLEPSNKTERGTEIILHIADDSTEFLEDHKIQQLLSKYNKFMPVPIKFGTKTEKEGDNEVVVDAIINNPNPAWTKKPSELNDEDYKNFYRELYPMQFDDPLFHIHLNVDHPFNLTGILYFPKLSGDLSIQKDKIQLYQNQVFVTDNVEGIVPEFLTMLKGVIDSPDIPLNVSRSYLQADGNVKKISNYITRKVADKLKSLFNEDRAAFEQKWNDIKIVLEYGMLSEDKFYEKAKDFALYPTVDEAFFTFEELKEKIKANQTNKEGKIVVLYASNKDAQHSYISNAKAKGYEVLLLDSPIVSHLIQKLEMDHQDITFARVDADSIDNLIKKEETVVSKLSEDETKKLKEFIETTINNSSYSVQTEALDSNAEPFMITQPEFMRRMKEMQAMGGNTMFGSFPDSYNLIVNTNSEIASKILNESDEVTKNHLVKQALDLAKLAQGLLKGEELTAFVKRNFENIQ, from the coding sequence ATGACTTCAGGTAAAATAAATGTAACGGTTGAAAATATTTTTCCGTTGATTAAAAAGTTTTTATACAGCGATCACGAAATCTTTTTACGTGAATTGATTAGTAATGCTACCGATGCCACTTTAAAACTAAAGCATTTAACAGCGATTGGTGAAGCTACTGTTGAATATGGTCATCCAAAAATTGAAGTGAAGGTTGATAAAGAAAACAAAAAACTACACATTATTGACCAAGGAATTGGAATGACAGCTGAAGAGGTTGAAAAATACATCAACCAAGTCGCTTTTTCTGGCGCTGAAGAATTCCTAGAAAAATATAAAGATTCTGCAAAAGATTCAGGCATTATTGGGCATTTTGGTTTAGGATTTTACTCGGCATTCATGGTTGCAAGTAAGGTTGAAATCATTACCAAATCATATAAAGAAGAACCTGCTGTTCACTGGACATGCGACGGATCGCCTGAGTTTACTTTAGAGCCTTCAAACAAAACCGAGCGCGGTACAGAAATCATTCTTCATATTGCCGATGATTCTACCGAATTTTTAGAAGACCACAAAATTCAACAACTTCTTTCTAAATACAACAAATTCATGCCCGTGCCTATTAAATTTGGAACAAAAACCGAAAAAGAAGGCGATAACGAAGTAGTGGTTGATGCAATCATCAATAACCCAAACCCGGCATGGACAAAGAAACCAAGTGAGTTAAACGATGAAGATTACAAAAATTTTTACCGCGAATTGTATCCTATGCAGTTCGATGATCCTTTGTTTCATATCCATTTGAATGTGGACCATCCGTTTAATTTAACAGGAATTCTATATTTTCCGAAATTATCGGGTGATTTAAGCATTCAAAAAGATAAAATTCAATTGTATCAAAATCAAGTTTTTGTTACCGATAATGTAGAAGGAATTGTTCCTGAATTTTTAACGATGTTGAAAGGTGTAATCGATTCTCCGGATATTCCTTTAAATGTGTCGCGTTCTTACTTGCAGGCCGATGGAAATGTGAAGAAAATATCGAATTACATTACCCGAAAAGTAGCCGATAAATTGAAATCGCTTTTTAACGAAGACCGTGCTGCTTTTGAACAAAAATGGAACGATATTAAAATTGTGCTGGAATATGGAATGCTGAGTGAGGATAAATTCTACGAAAAGGCGAAAGATTTTGCACTATATCCAACCGTTGATGAGGCGTTTTTTACTTTTGAAGAATTAAAAGAAAAAATAAAAGCAAACCAAACCAATAAAGAAGGTAAAATAGTTGTGCTTTATGCGTCAAACAAAGATGCACAACACAGCTATATATCAAACGCCAAAGCAAAAGGATATGAAGTGTTGCTTTTAGATTCGCCAATTGTATCGCATTTAATTCAAAAGTTGGAAATGGATCATCAAGACATCACTTTTGCGCGTGTTGATGCGGATTCAATTGATAATTTAATTAAGAAAGAGGAAACGGTGGTTTCTAAATTAAGCGAGGATGAAACTAAAAAACTAAAAGAATTTATTGAAACCACAATAAACAATAGCAGCTACAGTGTTCAAACCGAAGCTTTGGACAGCAATGCGGAACCTTTCATGATTACGCAACCCGAATTTATGCGTCGTATGAAAGAAATGCAGGCAATGGGCGGCAATACCATGTTTGGAAGTTTCCCAGATTCATACAATTTAATTGTTAATACGAATTCTGAAATTGCTTCTAAAATTTTAAACGAAAGTGATGAAGTCACTAAAAATCATTTAGTGAAACAAGCATTAGATTTAGCAAAACTGGCTCAAGGCTTGCTCAAAGGTGAAGAGCTTACTGCTTTTGTGAAACGAAATTTTGAAAATATTCAATAA
- a CDS encoding lipocalin family protein, with translation MKKVLAIGILSVAMFSCKTATNTKNDVPTQIKLKGEWTLTNVKYPSGFKVTSFKIADAKCFEGSQWKFVSNNNTGTVTLNNNSSSCPEYNSKIVWNIKQDSSFNLKFVGDDKAKHVTTGYNLTAANITDTTFELIDNSTEATIVYSFLKNNK, from the coding sequence ATGAAAAAGGTCTTAGCAATAGGAATTTTATCAGTAGCAATGTTCTCATGTAAAACAGCTACTAACACAAAAAATGATGTACCAACTCAGATTAAATTAAAAGGAGAGTGGACATTGACCAATGTAAAATATCCATCAGGATTTAAAGTTACATCATTCAAAATAGCCGATGCAAAATGTTTTGAAGGCAGTCAGTGGAAATTTGTTTCAAACAATAACACAGGAACTGTTACCTTGAACAACAATTCCTCAAGCTGTCCGGAGTACAATTCTAAAATTGTATGGAACATTAAACAAGACAGCTCATTCAACTTAAAGTTTGTTGGTGATGACAAGGCAAAACATGTTACTACAGGATATAATCTTACCGCAGCAAACATTACAGACACTACTTTTGAATTGATTGACAATTCAACAGAAGCAACAATTGTGTATTCATTTTTAAAAAATAATAAATAA
- a CDS encoding GNAT family N-acetyltransferase: MINFDFNEDYILENEFVRLEPLSAKHYEDFLEFTIHEPEIWEYSMVKCDTPENLNKYIGIAIQKRINQEEYTFAVFDKKKQKFVGATRYCDIYLNSNRLQMGYTWYGKAFQGTGVNKNCKWLLLEFAFEKMQMVRVEFRAYSENLRSINALLSIGCSVDGVLRSNAICPKTGVRRDTMVLSILNTEWNESVREMLYAKIYPMDQ; encoded by the coding sequence ATGATTAATTTCGATTTCAACGAAGATTATATTTTAGAAAATGAATTTGTTCGATTAGAACCTTTATCGGCAAAACATTATGAAGATTTTTTAGAGTTTACCATACATGAACCCGAAATTTGGGAATATTCTATGGTGAAATGCGATACACCAGAAAATTTGAATAAATATATTGGTATTGCTATTCAAAAACGCATTAATCAAGAAGAATATACTTTTGCTGTTTTTGACAAGAAAAAGCAAAAATTTGTTGGCGCAACACGCTATTGCGATATTTATTTAAACAGCAATCGCTTACAAATGGGTTATACTTGGTACGGAAAAGCATTTCAAGGAACGGGTGTAAACAAAAATTGCAAATGGCTTTTATTGGAATTTGCTTTTGAGAAAATGCAAATGGTTCGGGTGGAATTTAGAGCTTATTCTGAAAACCTGAGAAGTATAAATGCCTTGCTAAGTATTGGTTGTTCCGTTGATGGAGTTTTGCGCAGCAACGCCATTTGTCCTAAAACAGGTGTGCGAAGAGATACTATGGTGTTGAGTATTTTAAACACAGAGTGGAACGAATCGGTGCGCGAAATGCTCTATGCAAAAATCTATCCAATGGATCAGTAA
- a CDS encoding phosphoribosyltransferase family protein — protein MAQNIILNQQQIQQITKRIAYQIYETFVDETEIVIAGIANSGYVFAKKISDEVQKISNIKIVLGKVEVNKQNPLEAIKTDLLQTDYENKALVLVDDVMNSGATLIYGVKYFLEVPLKKFKTAVLIDRNHKKFPVKADFKGISLSTSSLEHIQVVFNDQEEYAYLS, from the coding sequence ATGGCACAAAACATTATATTAAACCAGCAACAAATTCAGCAAATAACCAAGCGAATTGCTTACCAAATCTATGAAACATTTGTAGATGAAACCGAGATAGTAATTGCCGGAATAGCAAACAGTGGCTATGTTTTTGCAAAGAAAATAAGCGATGAGGTTCAAAAAATATCAAACATAAAAATAGTTTTAGGAAAGGTTGAAGTAAACAAGCAAAATCCGTTAGAAGCTATTAAAACCGATTTATTACAGACCGATTACGAAAACAAAGCTTTGGTTTTGGTTGATGATGTTATGAACTCTGGAGCCACATTGATTTATGGCGTAAAGTATTTCTTAGAAGTACCTTTAAAGAAATTTAAAACAGCAGTATTGATAGACCGCAATCACAAGAAGTTTCCGGTAAAAGCAGATTTTAAAGGCATTTCATTGTCAACCTCTAGTTTAGAACACATACAAGTGGTTTTTAACGATCAAGAAGAATATGCCTATTTAAGCTAA
- a CDS encoding TPMT family class I SAM-dependent methyltransferase, with protein MKLNKEYWTSRYAENNIPWDAGEITTPIKEYVDQLTNKNLKILIPGVGSGHELAYLYNNGFKNVVGLDISAEPFAAFAAKNPDFPSNQLIVDDFFNHTDTYDLIIEQTFFCALSPELRPLYAEKMSQLLKTNGKLAGVLFSFPLTEKGPPFGGSAAAYQELFSNYFSIETLQPCYNSIKPRQNSELFIILKK; from the coding sequence ATGAAACTAAATAAAGAATACTGGACCAGCCGATATGCCGAAAACAATATCCCTTGGGATGCCGGCGAAATAACCACACCTATAAAAGAATACGTGGATCAGCTCACCAATAAAAACTTAAAGATTTTGATACCAGGGGTAGGCAGTGGTCACGAACTGGCTTATCTATACAATAATGGTTTTAAAAATGTGGTGGGGTTAGATATTTCAGCCGAACCTTTTGCAGCTTTTGCAGCCAAAAATCCTGATTTTCCCAGCAACCAATTAATTGTTGATGATTTTTTTAACCATACCGATACCTATGATTTAATCATAGAGCAAACATTTTTTTGTGCATTATCACCAGAATTAAGACCTTTGTACGCAGAAAAAATGAGTCAATTATTAAAAACCAACGGTAAATTGGCAGGCGTTTTGTTTTCGTTTCCGCTCACTGAAAAAGGACCGCCCTTTGGTGGAAGTGCAGCAGCATATCAAGAATTGTTTTCAAACTATTTTTCAATTGAAACACTACAACCTTGCTACAATTCAATAAAACCAAGACAAAACAGCGAACTATTCATTATTTTAAAGAAATAA
- a CDS encoding RNA-binding S4 domain-containing protein, with protein sequence MRVDKYLWCIRVYKTRSIATDAVKKGHILVNNQQAKASRDVFSGDKISVRKDQINYQYTVLDIPPNRVGAKLVDMYRKDETPPEAFEHLELLKLAKEHYRAKGEGRPTKKDRRDIDEYLDEDDYFEQLNNETK encoded by the coding sequence ATGCGCGTAGATAAATATTTGTGGTGTATTAGGGTTTATAAAACACGTAGTATAGCTACTGATGCCGTAAAAAAAGGTCATATATTAGTAAACAATCAACAGGCAAAAGCTTCGAGAGATGTTTTCTCGGGCGATAAAATTTCGGTTCGTAAAGATCAAATCAATTACCAGTACACTGTTTTAGATATTCCGCCTAATAGAGTAGGTGCAAAGTTGGTTGACATGTACCGAAAAGATGAAACTCCACCAGAAGCATTTGAACATTTAGAGCTTTTGAAATTGGCAAAAGAGCACTACCGTGCAAAAGGCGAAGGCCGACCAACCAAGAAAGACCGCCGCGATATAGATGAGTACTTAGATGAAGACGATTATTTTGAACAATTAAACAATGAAACTAAATAA
- a CDS encoding M4 family metallopeptidase, whose product MMSRTILAALFLVPTQTIFAESYQINISDQTSERWPKPKFQNKLGTFYADFSNFIIAADEFDKNLVSYFNLDNNHSFELIKKTKDTETGAIHYSYQHFFKGIKVHGDLVFLHEKQGKINHLNGQLVSFKELAVTEKITDNEVVEIARKAFGVNESATESAIEKYILKKEDKTQGLVIKLVKKINIRSLYPLKSIDFIIDAQTGELLIERNKVYKADTPSSSATYFRGTKSMTVDSYNGTYRLMDNSRNIRTLNGSNLDGQLNSDGSFNGFSEYTNASPNFTVNGLKPAVEVHWAMRETYDYYKNIHNRFSFDGNNHIIHNYYDAGAVLGTDENAAAVDEFYQNDVYNGMFYGKGGSSMHPVVSLDIAGHEFSHMVISRNGNGGLDYENESGAINESFADIFGTAIEFYVNDNPNWTIGEGVFKNNISPNYFRSMNNPNNTPVSAGAPNQPDTYKGTYWQKTTNNPNAYNDYGGVHINSGVGNHWFYLLSMGGNGTNDLGNAYYVNPITIQKAEKIAYRALTNSLSPSATYIDFYNATKIAAETLYGLHSNEWDEVVNAWYAVGIGDAPASTKNIEIQSKLSIYPNPVGNDYFIIESQLTNETTFEMFDITGKKIIASQTLGSKVIIPTVGYQAGIYLLKFKSNAGEYSHKLIIK is encoded by the coding sequence ATGATGAGTCGTACCATTTTAGCGGCTCTTTTTTTAGTTCCTACCCAAACAATTTTTGCCGAAAGTTATCAGATTAATATATCAGATCAGACTTCTGAAAGATGGCCAAAACCCAAATTTCAAAACAAATTAGGGACGTTCTATGCAGATTTTAGCAACTTTATAATCGCTGCAGATGAATTTGATAAAAATCTTGTTAGTTACTTTAATTTAGATAACAATCATTCATTTGAATTGATTAAAAAGACCAAGGATACAGAAACTGGTGCTATTCATTACAGTTACCAACATTTTTTTAAAGGAATAAAAGTGCATGGAGATTTAGTTTTTTTGCATGAAAAGCAAGGGAAAATTAATCATCTAAATGGGCAATTGGTATCTTTTAAAGAGCTAGCTGTTACCGAAAAAATAACTGATAATGAAGTTGTTGAAATTGCCCGAAAAGCTTTTGGTGTGAATGAAAGTGCAACAGAAAGCGCTATTGAAAAATATATATTAAAAAAAGAAGATAAAACGCAAGGCCTTGTAATTAAACTTGTAAAGAAAATCAATATTCGCTCCTTATATCCTTTAAAAAGTATTGATTTTATTATAGACGCTCAAACAGGTGAGCTGTTGATAGAAAGAAACAAAGTATATAAAGCCGATACTCCAAGTTCTAGTGCTACTTATTTTAGAGGAACTAAGAGTATGACTGTAGATTCTTACAATGGAACGTATCGTTTAATGGATAACAGTAGAAATATTAGAACCTTAAATGGATCTAATTTAGACGGGCAACTAAACAGCGATGGTTCATTCAACGGATTTTCAGAATACACAAATGCTTCTCCAAATTTCACAGTTAATGGGTTAAAGCCTGCAGTAGAAGTGCATTGGGCTATGAGAGAAACGTATGATTACTATAAAAATATTCACAACCGATTTAGTTTTGATGGAAATAATCATATCATTCATAACTATTATGATGCAGGTGCTGTTTTAGGTACAGATGAAAATGCAGCGGCTGTAGATGAATTCTATCAAAATGATGTGTACAATGGAATGTTTTACGGCAAAGGAGGTTCAAGCATGCATCCGGTGGTCTCTTTAGATATCGCGGGGCACGAATTTTCGCACATGGTAATCAGCAGAAACGGCAATGGAGGTTTAGATTATGAAAACGAATCAGGGGCTATAAATGAATCATTTGCAGACATTTTTGGAACAGCTATAGAATTTTATGTGAACGATAACCCCAATTGGACAATAGGTGAAGGGGTTTTTAAAAACAATATTTCCCCAAACTATTTTAGAAGTATGAACAACCCAAATAACACACCTGTATCGGCAGGAGCTCCAAATCAACCCGATACTTACAAAGGTACTTATTGGCAGAAAACTACCAATAATCCAAACGCATATAACGATTATGGCGGTGTACATATCAACAGTGGTGTGGGGAACCATTGGTTTTATTTACTAAGTATGGGTGGAAACGGAACCAATGATTTAGGAAACGCGTACTATGTAAACCCTATCACCATTCAAAAAGCAGAGAAGATTGCTTACCGAGCGTTAACAAACAGCTTATCACCTTCAGCAACATATATCGATTTTTATAATGCCACCAAAATAGCTGCTGAAACATTATATGGACTTCATTCAAACGAATGGGACGAAGTTGTAAATGCTTGGTACGCTGTGGGAATTGGTGACGCACCTGCTTCTACCAAAAACATAGAAATACAATCAAAATTATCGATTTATCCTAATCCTGTTGGAAATGATTATTTTATTATTGAATCGCAATTAACAAATGAAACTACTTTTGAAATGTTTGATATTACTGGAAAAAAAATAATTGCATCACAAACTCTAGGAAGCAAAGTAATTATTCCAACTGTAGGTTACCAAGCAGGAATCTACCTGCTTAAATTCAAATCAAATGCAGGGGAATATTCCCACAAACTAATCATTAAATAA
- a CDS encoding FKBP-type peptidyl-prolyl cis-trans isomerase — MKRFFTWAALFSGSLLIWNCTPEDNDTTIAERDRQEVYNEDIIEIETFLKSNSIEIREDGVNFETTDLNASNAIWNQSENPLQSITIKNLPYYTNSQGLQKLTDNVEYKLYYIIVNEGGGETPNMHDNAFTSYTGYKFDKTIFDTYPFGFWSAYPAFSSYTETIAGYRQILQKIKTASAIIENEDGTYTYENPGRVIVFMPSGLGYFASSPAGSTIGTYEPLIFDISLIAKKEVDHDNDGLLDKYEDVNSNGDLWDDDTDGDGKPNFLDLDDDGDGYTTRQEITYTVEENGEMVQKLYEFEQIPNCENGSVKKHLDKNCH, encoded by the coding sequence ATGAAAAGATTTTTTACATGGGCAGCATTGTTTAGCGGTTCTTTATTAATTTGGAACTGCACCCCGGAAGACAATGATACCACTATTGCAGAGCGCGACCGCCAAGAAGTATATAACGAAGATATCATAGAGATTGAAACCTTTTTAAAATCAAACAGCATTGAAATTCGGGAAGACGGCGTAAACTTTGAAACCACCGATTTGAATGCATCAAATGCTATTTGGAACCAAAGTGAAAATCCGTTGCAATCTATCACTATAAAAAATCTACCTTATTATACCAATTCACAAGGTTTGCAAAAATTAACCGATAATGTGGAATATAAATTATACTATATTATTGTGAATGAAGGCGGAGGAGAAACCCCAAATATGCATGACAATGCATTTACTTCATACACAGGTTATAAATTCGACAAAACGATTTTTGATACCTATCCATTTGGTTTTTGGAGTGCATATCCCGCTTTTTCAAGCTATACTGAAACCATTGCAGGTTACAGACAAATTCTTCAAAAAATTAAAACAGCTAGTGCCATCATTGAAAATGAAGACGGTACTTATACCTATGAAAACCCAGGACGTGTAATTGTGTTTATGCCATCTGGTTTAGGATATTTTGCATCATCTCCTGCAGGCAGCACTATTGGTACTTACGAACCTTTGATTTTTGATATTTCATTGATTGCGAAGAAAGAAGTAGATCATGACAACGATGGTTTGCTTGATAAATACGAAGATGTTAACAGCAACGGAGATTTGTGGGACGATGATACCGATGGCGATGGAAAACCTAATTTTTTAGATCTTGATGACGATGGCGATGGTTATACCACTCGTCAGGAAATCACTTACACTGTGGAAGAAAATGGCGAAATGGTTCAAAAATTATATGAATTTGAACAAATTCCAAATTGCGAAAATGGTTCAGTAAAAAAACATTTAGATAAAAATTGTCATTAA